The window GAAGATCTCAAAGAACAAAGCAACGCTCGAAGCGCGTGCAACGTTCGGTGTGGGCAAGGCTCTCCGGAACCCCTACATCTAATTTTTTTTTATTTCTGCTTTTTTCCTATATCCTTTTATCCGGGTACTAAAAACTCCGGATGTGCATAAGCGCCGGATAAACACTTCGAAAGTCAGCACCACAATAATCGGGTGCTTCTCGCCCGGCTTCTTCGCTCTTTAAGGGGGATTGTAAAGCACATCGGGAATCGCATCCCGGGCAACATAACGGGGGTGCTAGCCATTCACGGGATTGTAACCCTCCCCCGAACACAAAAAACGTTTAACAGCTTACGGCGAAAGTTCATTATCCAGCACAACCGGAGGGAGATATATGAACATCAATACCATGCGTGCCACAATCCTGATCATACTTCTTGCATTCATGGTTACACCGGTTGCTGCATCGGTCTATTACACATCGAGTGCTCCCCAGATAATTACCAAGGGCGACACGTTTACCATAAGCGGTACCAGTGCAAAAAACGGCATGGTTACCATCTGGATCATCGGAAGAAATTACTTTGATACTTTCACGGCCACACCGGATCGGTTTGGGAATTTCTCGGCCACACTAAAACCCACGACCACGGAAAAGTTCTCCAGTGGCCAGTATGCCGTATTACTCCAGGACCCGGGCGCGAGTGGCACCATGGAGATTGAGCCCGGGACGGATAGCAGCGGTAACCTCACTATCATGAATCGCGGAAAAATAATTGAAAGGATCGGTGCCCGCCAGGATCTCAAAGGAAACGTCCAGCCGGTAGTTGCCAAGCTTATGGACGCTGCAAAAATCCAGAACGTTGATGACACATTCCTGCCCGAATATTTTTTTGTTGAAGAACCGTCCGTGCAGTTCGATAACCTGATTTCCGTATCCACAATACATCTCCCTGACCAGATAACCGGGGAGCGGATCGCTATTACCGGAACAACGAATATGGGCCCGGAAAATTCCCTCCGTGCCCAAGTCTACAACAGGAATACAAACGCGCTCATCACATCAAACACGCTTCCTGTTGTGGCAGGAAACCATATCAACCGCTGGACCTACGAACTCAATGATCCCGGCCTGCCCCAGGGAGAATACTACATAACCGTAGGATGGACGAAATCAAATCAGGCAGGCACGGGGCTGGCAAAATTTACCGTAAAAGATCCGACACACACCACGCAAACACCACTCCCCTTCTCCGGTATTGAAAAAGAGATACCGCGGGATGATGTTTCTACGCTCTTATTCCTCACCATCAGCGGGGTGCTCATTCTCATCCTGATTGTCTTTGCCGTTGGGAAAAAATGAACGGTGAATGGGACTTAGCCGCTCACTCTTTTTTCGTTACCGTTACCGGATCAATCGTTGCATCGATCATCAGGTCAAAGGAAACTGTATCCAGCCAACCGGCTTTCTCAAACATGCTCATGAAACAGACCCCGACAACCTTGACCGGGCCATGCTGCTGAATGAGCGCCTGTACATCCTTTTTTGTAAGTGGCATATTCGGCATAGCAAGCCCGCCCATGATAACGATCACCCGGGGACGGAGCAGGGCAGGACCCCCACTCACCTGCATGCCGACATCAGAAATTTCAACAATCTTCTTTGCTTTTGACTCATTGAGAAGCGGTACAAATACCTGTTCAAGGCGCAGTCCCCGCGTGGCCATTGCCAGCAGTTCGACAAACGGCGAACAGGTGCCTGCGCAGCCGTAGTATACAATCTGGTCTCCTTCTGCCAGTTTCAGGGATTGCAGGTATTCCTTAAACGGGCGGAGGATACCGGGAACACTCTTGAAAATCTCCTTTGTAGCCATAGTAGTGATTTCCATGGAAAAGAAAATAAACATACGTGAAATGCCAGCAAACCGGCTGCGGCTGCAAGTGCAGTCCTGAACAGAGACAGGAGAAAATGGTAATCTCAGGGCCAGAAGTCTATCAGGGAGAACCCGATATCATTTCATCGCCATCAATGCGGCGGCGTTCAGCTGGATCTCATGATTTTTGAGCGCATCGTCGACAGAACTACGGAACTGGTTGTTGAGTTTTGAAATAACCCCGTTTATGGAAAGGACAGCACTATTTTTCTTATTAATTACGACATCCTGTAACTCGGTTCGCGTAGCATCGATCTGGTCGGATAGTTTCTTTGCTTCTGTGATATCCACCCCTTGTCGGGTGAGTGTGAGGAGGAGATTCTCACGTTTCTCGGTGCTGGTATTAAAAGCTGCAATTCGGGCACTGCCTTTTTCCAGCCAGATCGCATCGGGCATCCGGACAAAAGAAGTTTCAGCAATTGCTTCAGTTGCATTGGTGCTTACCCTCAGCTCAGCGTCATTCCCGTTGAAAGCAGCAATCTGGGTCTTGGTCTCATCGGAGAACCGTATCGACTGGGCTCGCATCTCTTCCCGGGCGGCAGTGATCTCATCGGAGGTATACAACAGGGGAATCGAGGATGCTGCAGTGAGATAATCGTCCTGTATCCACCGCAGGTTGATACTCCCGGCACCATTGCTGATCCGATCGATATAGGCGATAACCCCGTCCATGCGGGCCTGTTGCATAATACCCACATATGCGGTATGTGTTTTGAGAATCGAGATCAATTCCGGGTTGTCCTTGTCAAGGGGGCCGGTACTGGATGGGATTTCAGTATATCTTCCATCAACTAAACCGGCAACCGGCGAAATAATCGCCAGGAGAAATACCAGCAATATTATCATTCCCGTATATCGCTGACCGTTCATGAACCCCACAATCCCCAGCCCGCAAAATCCTTGTTGCAGGTAGTTACGTTAAGGTGCAATTCCGGGCAGATAATATTGCTAGGATAACAAAAGTTATTCTTCTAACCTGCAGGTTAGCTCAATCCTGCCCTGACTTTCTGCGGGCGAAATGCTATACCACAGGGTAACGAAGATCTACAGTACAAGAGGAGAGCACGGCGTGAAGAGCGGATTTTTTTTTAAAAACGGGCAGGCTGCCATCATCAATGAAGATCTTTTCACCACCCGCTTGATTCCGCCGGAAAGTATCGATCTCATCGTCACTTCACCACCCTATAATGTGGATATCCAGTATAACAGCCATGATGACCAGATCACGTATGATGATTATCTCGCGTTCTCAAAGCGCTGGATGAAGCGCTGTTATGGCTGGCTGAAAGACGATGGCCGGTTCTGTCTCAATATCCCGCTTGACAAGAACAAGGGCGGCCAGCAGAGTGTGGGGGCCGACCTGACAACGATCGCGAAGAAATGCGGGTTTGCGTACCATTCGACTATTATCTGGAACGAAGGAAACATCTCACGCCGGACGGCATGGGGTTCATGGCTGAGTGCATCGGCACCTTACGTGATCGCCCCCGTTGAACTGATCGTGGTCCTCTACAAAAAATCATGGAAAAAGACAAGCGGCTCGCGGGAATCTGACATCAGCCGCGAAGAGTTCATGGAGTGGACCAATGGGCTCTGGACATTCAATGGCGAGCGCAAAACGAAAATTGGTCACCCGGCCCCGTTCCCGGTAGAACTCCCCCTCCGGTGCATGAAATTATTCTCTTTTGTCAACGATACTGTGCTCGATCCGTTCATGGGCAGTGGATCCACCCTCGTAGCCGCATCCCGGTGTAACCGGCAGGGTGTAGGGATCGAGATCGATTCCCGCTATTGTGAGATTGCAGCAGAGCGGATAGAAAAAGAAGGGCGGCTGGATTAGATCGAACGTATCTGTACTACTCGGTCCATCCTGAAAACCAATGGTGCATCCGCCCCCACCGGTTGCTGTTCTTTTATACCCTTATCCGGGTACGAACCACATATTGCAATTAGATCTATTCCGGTGAGCGAATATTCATATCGTATGGCGCGATACCGTTGAACCGGGATGACCATGACAGGGAATGCTGAGATATATATTGCCGGTGCACAGGATCGCAGGGACGGCGTTGAACGAGTGCTTAACGAATTCGATCTCTCGGATTTTTCCGGCGGATCCGTCGCTCTCAAGGCAAACTACAACAGCGCCGACCCCGCACCCGCATCAACGCACATCGACACGCTGGATGCAACCTGCAAGGCAATTCTTGAGCAAAAGCCCGCCCGCCTCATCCTTGCCGAACGCAGCGGTATGGGAAACACCCGTACGGTGCTGGAAGAGCGGGGAGTAGATGCACTTGCCCGCGAACAGGGCTTTTCTGCAATCGTGCTCGATGAACTCGACCGTAATGGATGGCATGAGGTCCAGGCACCCGGCCTTCACTGGTCCCGGGGATTTTTCCTTGCAAACGTGTTTGCCCGGGCTGACCGGGTCGTGCAGACCTGCTGCCTCAAAACCCACCGGTATGGCGGGCATTTCACCATGTCATTAAAAAATTCTGTTGGCCTCGTGGCAAAACGGGTTCCCGGGCTTGATTACGATTTTATGAACGAACTGCACGGTTCCCCCCAACAGCGTATAATGATCGCCGAGATCAACAAATTCTACCGGACCGACTTGATCGTAATGGATGCTGTCGAAGGGTTCTCGACAGGGGGACCGGACCGCGGGAAACTCATCAGACCCGGGGTCATGATCGCCGGAACGGACCGGGTTGCAATTGATGCCGTGGGCGTGGCCCTTCTTCGATCGTTCGGGACTATCCCGGATGTGATGAACGGAAAGATCTTTGAACTGGAACAGATCGCCCGGGCAGCAGAACTGGGCGTAGGGATTGCATCCGCTGACCGGATAAACCTCATCCCGCTGGACACGGCTGGCGAAGCAGCAGCCCAGAAAATACAGTACCAGTTAGACGGGGACCGGTGATCTCTCGGCCGGGATTGATGAAAACAGAATAAAAACCATTACACATAATTACCGGCCAGTTTCACGATACTCAATCATCCTTTCCTATGACCGCAACGCTGACCGCATATATTGACATGGAATTTGCCGGCATCTACGGCACGCACCAGCGGATGCAGATCCCCATCGAGATCGGTGTAGTGCTGCATGATCCTGCCACCGATGCCCTCTCGTTTGCCGGAAAACCTTTCCAGGCCGATATCGAGGTGGAACTCTGGAAGAATATCTTAAACGATGTAGGAAAACGCGTGGATGCCCGGAGGAGAGTCTTCAACCTTGCCGAACCTGCCCGCACCCAGCAGTTTGACCACCGGTTCCACCTGAGTCCTGCAGGTGCCCGCAAGGCCCGGACAGCCATCGCAACGGTGAATACCGATCTCCGCCTGTTCATGCAGGCGCTGAACAGCAGGAACATCGGCACACTGGTTTTTTTTGCCCGGCAACGCGAGATGGTAGCGTTCCGGCAGGCACGGGTGCGGACCGACGGATTTCTCACCCGTGATATCCAGCACGAAATCGCCCATGCGATGCAGCTGAAAGAACAAATCTCACTTGACCGCATGTCGCTGATCATCGGGTTTGGCATTTCCAGCACCACAATACGGTCCGCACATCTCTCTTACACGATTCCCAAGCAGTACCAGTATGTCATCAAACCGCACAAGGCAATCGGCGATGCGGCCCGCATGTTTCTCGTGGATATGGAGTTCGGACAGCACCAGAAGGAGACCCGGGCAGGTATCGTTGACCATATCCTGCAGTACGAGAAGGCACGGGAAGCCGCACGAATCCAGAAGGAGGGGGAGCAGTCCGATTTGCCAGAAGAGATGGAACCGGGCGACAACTGACACGGCAGGAAGGAATTCCGGTTTTTTACCTGAAAAGCGCAGAAATTGCCCTATCCGACCAAAAACTATGTGAAGAAATATCTCTTTTTAGTATGATCATGCACTACACCATCATCCTCGATGCTCAGGCAGACGGCGAGTATACCGCCCGGTGCGTTGAGTTATCGGAGGCTCTTGGCCAGGGCAGCACGCAGGGCGAAGCGCTTGCCAGTATTCGTGAATCCATCGAACTGGAACAGGCAGCCCGCTGCGAAGTCCTGCACAAGACCATGGGTGCAGTCAACTCCGAGATCATCAGGATCGAAGTAGCTGACACTGCGTAACCGTCCTCCCGGGTATTCCGGCAGGACACAAAAATCTCTCCTTTTTTTCCGGGTGACATGTTTTTATCCGTGCAATGATTCATTTCCTGAAATAATTTCAGAGGACGTTTTCCAGGGTCTCCCCGCATCAGGCACATGAAACATTAGCAAAGGTACAGGTTTTTTTCCGCCATAACATTGAGCCGGGTGCGCTACCGATACGGGAAAAACCATAGTTCAATCCGGATGCACGGTTTTTTTTGTGGTGAATCCCCAATCAGGTACCAGTACATACAGCGGGAGCATTTCATGGCATTCCATTTCGCAGACAGGATCAAACGGGCACCGGTATCATTTCTCTCTGAACTCTTTTCCGTATCGAACAACCCGTCCATCATCTCGTTTGCCGGGGGACTCCCATCATCAGCCCTGATAGACACTGAGGGAATTGCACAGGCAACACAACAGGTAATGGAAGAAGAAGCCCAGATCGCACTCCAGTACACTACTACTGACGGGTACCTGCCACTGCGGGAATATATAGCAGACCGCTACCGGACCCGGCTGGGAATACCAGCAACCGCAGCAGATATCCAGATCGTCAACGGTTCGCAGCAGTGCCTTGACCTCTTTGCCAAGATTTTTCTTAATATCGGAGACCATGTCGGTATGGAGCGGCCGGGGTATCTCGGCGCCATCGAAGCTTTTTCGCTCTATGAACCGGTCATCGATACCGTTCCGCTGGAAGACGATGGCCCGGATCTCGCATTGTTCGAACAGTTCGTTAAAACTACGAATGCGAAATTCTTTTACGGCATTCCCAACTCCCAGAACCCGTCCGGCAGGACATACTCACAGGAAAAACGCCGGGCAATGGCCGACATACTCCGGACGAGCGACACCGTCTTTTACGAAGATGACGCATTCGGTGAGCTCTTCTTTGATACAAAACCCCGGATGCCGGTAACAAAGTACCTGCCGGACCAGAGTGTCATCTCCGGCTCATTCTCCAAGATCATCGCACCGGGCATGCGGATAGGCTGGATCTATGCGCCGGAAGCCATTCTCACCCCGTTCAATGTCGTCAAGCAGGCAGCAGACCTGCATTCCAATTTCCTCTGCCAGAAGATCCTCCACCAGTACCTGATCACGCACGATCTCGATGACCATATCCGGCACATTACCCGGGTGTATGGCAGGAAGTGCCGGCTGATGTGCGACCTGCTCGATGACCAGTTGCCCCAGCTCTCCCACACTACTCCGGAAGGGGGTATGTTCCTGATGGCAACTCTTCCGCCCGGCATCTCTTCCCGCAAGGTCTTTGACGAGGGAATCCGGCAAAAAGTCGCCGTGCTTCCCGGTATGCCCTTCTATGTGGACGGGGGCGGGGAGGACAATATACGACTGAACTTCTCGAACCCGGACGAAGAGATGATCAAAACCGGCATCTCCCGGCTTGTTCAGGTAATTAAGGGGCTTGTCTCGTAATTTTTAAAAAATTTTCCGCTATCCGTTTTTATGGAAAAACGTATGCTATAAATAGCGCGCTCCCCTGAAATTAGAGTACAGGAAGAGATACAATGAGAAGAAATTTCCTTATGATACTTATGATCCTGATACTGTGTGCGGTCTGTACCTTCCCGGTATCTGCGAGCATTGTTGTCGGTGATGTTACCCCCCCGGTAACTGAAGTGACAACAAAGGCAACACCAGAACCGACAGCTTTGCCGACATTTGTCACCCAACCCACTACGGTACAAACTACGGTACCAACTAAGGTGCCCACCACGGAACCAACATCATTGCCGACATTTGTCACCCAGCCCACCACGGTACCCCCCACGCTCTTACCAACGGTCACCATCACTATCCAACCCACCCAGGTTGGCGGGGGTAAAGGATGGATCGATACCTATTGCAATGTTGACGGCGCCACTGTATACTTCGATGGTGTCCCGCAGGGTAATATTGCCGGGGGCATTCTCTCGGTAGCGGTATCTCCGACAGGTTCTCCTGTCAGGACCATTTCCGTATCACTCTCCGGCTACACCACATGGTCCGGTCCGCTCTCCCGCATGCCGGAGAGTGGTGAGCATGTTGCAGTCTATTCAACCATCAACCCAATCCCAACCCAGACTACTGTGCCTCCGATCCAGAATGGCGCAATCTATGTCCAGTCAAGTCCTGCCGGTGCAGCGATCTACATGAACGGTAACTTCCAGGGATATGCACCGATAACGCTTCCCAACATGATTCCGTCCACCTATTCCATGAAAGCATCTCTCTCCGGTTATACATCGGATACCCAGCTGATTACCGTGTACTCCGGGCAGACGGCTACCTATTACCCGAACCTCCAGCCATCTCCCCCTGCACCCCGGAACACCGGGACCGTGTCAGTAACCTCGAGTCCCAACCATGCATCGGTCTATGTCGATGGCACGTACCAGGGCCAGACCCCGATAACGGTGACATTGTACCCGGGCAGTCATTCCTTCAGCCTGACCCTTCCCGGATACAGTGACTTCCCCGTAACTCTCTACGTCAACGCCAACACCAACCAGAAACTGAACGCGGAGATGTCCCCGGCCATATATGGTACGGTTGCCATCACATCCATGCCCGGTGCAAGTGTTTTCATGGACAGCAATGCCCAGGGACAAATCCCTCCGTCAGGCACACTCACCCTTTACAACATCCCCAGCGGAAACCACCTCTTCAAGGTCACTGCACCCGGGTACAATGAATGGATGAACACCGTGTATATCCGGCCCAATGTCGTAAACCCGATCAGTGCGCCCCTGACGCCGATCAATCCGAACCCGACACCTGTACCTGCTACCGGCGGGTTCAACATTGTTTCCACGCCAACCGGTGCTGAAGTCTACATCGACAACCTGTTCAAGGGATACACCCCGGCAACACTGGATGGCATTACCCCTGGAGACCACCAGGTCCTGCTCAAATACACGAACTATATTGATTACTCAACCGTAGCATCGGTAACCGCCGGTCAGACGACCCCGCTAGCCATCAGCATGCAGCCTGCTCCTTCACCCACACCGAAGTCCGCTCCCTCAATCCTGACGATGATCGCGGGTTGCACTGCAATTCTTGCGATTGGTATCGCAACAAGGAGGTTCCGTCCATGAACAGCTCATTCGTGCAATCAAACAAGATCCTTATCGGTTCGATCCTTGTCATCCTTATCATAGGATCGTTCACCCTGCTCGCGTACAATAACCAGAACACTGCCCTGCAGAACTCAGTCAAGCAGGGCATGGAATCCACGGTAAGCGTGATGGCAACCCAGATATCGCCCAAGGATCTTGCTGGAATCAAGCCCGGTGATGAGGGGTCGGAACAGTATAAGGCCATAGTGCAGAAACTGCGCACAATGCGCAGTATGGATGACGCGCTGCTCAATGCCTATATCCTCAAAGTCAATCCCGACCAGACCGTAACATTCCTGGTAGACGATCTCTATCTGCAGGATCCCCAGGGCTCGGCAAAGATAGGTGAAGTGTCGACAGCTCCGAAAATGGATATCCTGCTCGCCCTCTCCGGCCCGACAACATCGAAACAGCCCTACACTACCAAGTACGGGTCGTTCATGACCGCCTATGCTCCCATCGATGACAATATTCTGGATTCGACCGGAAACACCTATGCGGTGCTTGCAATCGATGTGCCCGCAACGGATTATAATGATTATACTTCCCGCGGGGGATGGATCCTTCTGACAGGGCTCGTCTCAATGATCCTTGCTATTGGCGCGATCTTCTTGTTCGGGCGCAGTACCACGAAGAAGGACGAGTGAAGACTTGCAATAAAACGGGGCTGTTGTCCCGCAACTTCTTTTTTCTTATCATTCCAACTATTCTTACTATGTCATCACCCGTGCGCACCGCACTTCTGGCATGTGTTCTCATAGCGGCATTTCTTCTCGCTGCGGGATGCACCCAGCAACCGGTATCACCAGTCAGTACCGAAACGACAACCAGGACCATTGCGGCAACTCCCGTAATAACAACGGTTACCGCCACGCCCGCCGTGACCGTACCTGCCACGCTCTCCACAGAGCCATGGAAACGGGTCCGGCTTTCGACAGACATGGGAGATATCGTTATCGCGCTCGACCCGACCATGCCCATCACCACGGGCAACTTCGAGACGCTCGTGAACAAAGGATACTACAACAATGTGATCTTCCACCGGGTCATGCCCGGTTTCATGATCCAGGGCGGCGACCCGACCGGTACCGGCCGCGGTGGCCCGGGTTATCTGATTGCTGATGAGTTCGGGACAAACAACCAGAACAACCGTGGGACCATTGCAATGGCAAACGCCGGCCCCAACACCGGCGGATCACAGTTCTTCATCAATCTGGTAAACAACAATTACCTTGATACCATACACCCGGTCTTTGGGAAAGTTGTGGAAGGTATGGACGTTGTCGACACGATCGCCAAAGTGCCGACATCCGGCGGACCGTTATACCACCCGCTCCAGAACGTGACGATCGTAAAAGCGGTCATGATCTGATCTCTTTTTTTCCTGCCCGCACAGTGCGGACATTCGCAACACAGAAGAATCCCCGGATCCAATACTATTGCAGCATACCATGACAGCACCAGCAGGAAATTCCGTGCGGCTCGAGACGAACATGGGTAACATAACCATTGCGCTCGATCCCGCTATGCCCGTTACTGCGGGCAATTTTGAAACGCTTGTGAAAAAAGGCTTCTATGATGGCATTATCTTCCACCGGGTTATCGACGGGTTCATGCTGCAGGCCGGTTGCCCGCAGGGGACCGGTATGGGCGGACCCGGTTACGCGATCAAGGATGAGTTCGGGCCAGCCAACCGGAACAACCGCGGCACCATCTCCATGGCAAACGCCGGCCCCAACACCGGCGGATCACAGTTCTTCATCAACCTTGTCAACAACAACTTCCTTGACGACAAACACCCGGTCTTTGGGAAAGTGGTTGAGGGGATGGATGTTGTCGATAAGATCGGCAAGACCAAGACCCTTCGTGGCGATCGCCCGGCCAAGGATGTAACGATCGTCCGCGCCGTGATGGTCTGAACTTTATCTTTTTTTGCCGTTACCGGGCGAAGGTTTGTTTCAAAATTTTGTACCGGTTCCAGATTTCGAAATCCTCCATTTTGGTCCGCTGACATTTGACCGGGTTCTTACTCAGCCGGATGGTGCAAACTCGTACAAAACCGATCTATTGCTTAAGATTCTGGTGCGTAAACGATTCATGCAGCACCACGAGCTCCGTGATCTGGTGCACCTGCATTTTTTCTGATGAGCCGGCTTTTTCTGGTTTTTCCGGCCGGCAGATCTCTTTTTTGAATCAAGGTTCGATTAAAAAATAAAAATCAAAGTCTGGATGAATTTTTTTGATCAAAGTCCGGTTGATCCGGAAATGATTTTCAATCGCGATCGCG of the Methanomicrobiales archaeon HGW-Methanomicrobiales-1 genome contains:
- a CDS encoding DUF2124 domain-containing protein, which produces MATKEIFKSVPGILRPFKEYLQSLKLAEGDQIVYYGCAGTCSPFVELLAMATRGLRLEQVFVPLLNESKAKKIVEISDVGMQVSGGPALLRPRVIVIMGGLAMPNMPLTKKDVQALIQQHGPVKVVGVCFMSMFEKAGWLDTVSFDLMIDATIDPVTVTKKE
- a CDS encoding site-specific DNA-methyltransferase, with the protein product MLYHRVTKIYSTRGEHGVKSGFFFKNGQAAIINEDLFTTRLIPPESIDLIVTSPPYNVDIQYNSHDDQITYDDYLAFSKRWMKRCYGWLKDDGRFCLNIPLDKNKGGQQSVGADLTTIAKKCGFAYHSTIIWNEGNISRRTAWGSWLSASAPYVIAPVELIVVLYKKSWKKTSGSRESDISREEFMEWTNGLWTFNGERKTKIGHPAPFPVELPLRCMKLFSFVNDTVLDPFMGSGSTLVAASRCNRQGVGIEIDSRYCEIAAERIEKEGRLD
- a CDS encoding type II toxin-antitoxin system HicB family antitoxin → MIMHYTIILDAQADGEYTARCVELSEALGQGSTQGEALASIRESIELEQAARCEVLHKTMGAVNSEIIRIEVADTA
- a CDS encoding aspartate aminotransferase, which produces MAFHFADRIKRAPVSFLSELFSVSNNPSIISFAGGLPSSALIDTEGIAQATQQVMEEEAQIALQYTTTDGYLPLREYIADRYRTRLGIPATAADIQIVNGSQQCLDLFAKIFLNIGDHVGMERPGYLGAIEAFSLYEPVIDTVPLEDDGPDLALFEQFVKTTNAKFFYGIPNSQNPSGRTYSQEKRRAMADILRTSDTVFYEDDAFGELFFDTKPRMPVTKYLPDQSVISGSFSKIIAPGMRIGWIYAPEAILTPFNVVKQAADLHSNFLCQKILHQYLITHDLDDHIRHITRVYGRKCRLMCDLLDDQLPQLSHTTPEGGMFLMATLPPGISSRKVFDEGIRQKVAVLPGMPFYVDGGGEDNIRLNFSNPDEEMIKTGISRLVQVIKGLVS
- a CDS encoding S-layer protein encodes the protein MRRNFLMILMILILCAVCTFPVSASIVVGDVTPPVTEVTTKATPEPTALPTFVTQPTTVQTTVPTKVPTTEPTSLPTFVTQPTTVPPTLLPTVTITIQPTQVGGGKGWIDTYCNVDGATVYFDGVPQGNIAGGILSVAVSPTGSPVRTISVSLSGYTTWSGPLSRMPESGEHVAVYSTINPIPTQTTVPPIQNGAIYVQSSPAGAAIYMNGNFQGYAPITLPNMIPSTYSMKASLSGYTSDTQLITVYSGQTATYYPNLQPSPPAPRNTGTVSVTSSPNHASVYVDGTYQGQTPITVTLYPGSHSFSLTLPGYSDFPVTLYVNANTNQKLNAEMSPAIYGTVAITSMPGASVFMDSNAQGQIPPSGTLTLYNIPSGNHLFKVTAPGYNEWMNTVYIRPNVVNPISAPLTPINPNPTPVPATGGFNIVSTPTGAEVYIDNLFKGYTPATLDGITPGDHQVLLKYTNYIDYSTVASVTAGQTTPLAISMQPAPSPTPKSAPSILTMIAGCTAILAIGIATRRFRP
- a CDS encoding peptidylprolyl isomerase, which codes for MSSPVRTALLACVLIAAFLLAAGCTQQPVSPVSTETTTRTIAATPVITTVTATPAVTVPATLSTEPWKRVRLSTDMGDIVIALDPTMPITTGNFETLVNKGYYNNVIFHRVMPGFMIQGGDPTGTGRGGPGYLIADEFGTNNQNNRGTIAMANAGPNTGGSQFFINLVNNNYLDTIHPVFGKVVEGMDVVDTIAKVPTSGGPLYHPLQNVTIVKAVMI
- a CDS encoding peptidylprolyl isomerase, whose product is MTAPAGNSVRLETNMGNITIALDPAMPVTAGNFETLVKKGFYDGIIFHRVIDGFMLQAGCPQGTGMGGPGYAIKDEFGPANRNNRGTISMANAGPNTGGSQFFINLVNNNFLDDKHPVFGKVVEGMDVVDKIGKTKTLRGDRPAKDVTIVRAVMV